The following proteins come from a genomic window of Streptomyces sp. Sge12:
- a CDS encoding PP2C family protein-serine/threonine phosphatase, translating to MRAPLRSPPGPRADGHHQALFVFAECVPFAIALFVLLVEFTPLHVLYTGPLLVATPALAAVTMGPKGVLAAAGAAVAVSVATATYNGAWGSQQVYTNFLALFLVSVAGFLTSRTARTRRENELNQVRRIATTAQEVLLRPVPDRLGPVRAASMYLAAETGAQIGGDLYDVVQTRYGVRMIVGDVRGKGLPAVRAAAIVLRAFREAVHYEEDLVEVIDRCGAALHRDAVAAGATGGDDALLLEGFVTALVAQVPDGPHVEVVNRGHPPPLLLHDGTVRPLTPTAPLPPLGLEEFISGPPERPERYPFAPGDRLLLYTDGVIEARDGHGTFFDLAEAMAAMRGHARASFLEDLHRALLRHTGSRLADDVAVVLVDRCEDEDEDEDRGEAGGPA from the coding sequence ATGAGAGCGCCCTTGCGCTCGCCCCCCGGACCGCGAGCCGACGGTCACCACCAGGCCCTCTTCGTGTTCGCGGAGTGCGTGCCCTTCGCGATCGCCCTGTTCGTGCTCCTCGTCGAGTTCACGCCCCTGCACGTCCTGTACACCGGCCCCCTGCTGGTGGCGACGCCGGCCCTGGCGGCGGTGACGATGGGGCCCAAGGGCGTGCTCGCGGCAGCGGGGGCGGCCGTCGCGGTCAGCGTGGCCACCGCCACCTACAACGGGGCGTGGGGCAGCCAGCAGGTCTACACGAACTTCCTCGCCCTCTTCCTGGTCTCGGTCGCGGGCTTCCTGACGAGCCGCACCGCACGCACGCGCCGGGAGAACGAGCTCAACCAGGTCCGCCGGATCGCCACCACCGCCCAGGAGGTCCTGCTGCGGCCGGTACCGGACCGGCTGGGCCCCGTACGGGCCGCCAGCATGTACCTGGCGGCCGAGACCGGCGCGCAGATCGGCGGCGACCTCTACGACGTGGTCCAGACCCGCTACGGCGTCCGCATGATCGTCGGTGACGTCCGGGGCAAGGGCCTGCCCGCCGTACGGGCGGCCGCGATCGTCCTGCGAGCGTTCCGGGAGGCCGTGCACTACGAGGAGGACCTGGTGGAGGTCATCGACCGGTGCGGGGCGGCCCTGCACCGGGACGCCGTCGCCGCGGGCGCCACCGGCGGGGACGACGCCCTCCTCCTGGAGGGGTTCGTCACCGCGCTCGTGGCCCAGGTCCCGGACGGCCCGCACGTCGAGGTGGTCAACCGGGGGCATCCGCCACCGCTGCTGCTGCACGACGGCACGGTGCGGCCCCTGACGCCCACCGCCCCGCTGCCACCGCTGGGTCTGGAGGAGTTCATCAGCGGTCCTCCCGAGCGGCCGGAGCGCTATCCGTTCGCGCCCGGGGACCGGCTGCTGCTGTACACCGACGGTGTCATCGAGGCCCGCGACGGGCACGGCACCTTCTTCGACCTGGCCGAGGCCATGGCCGCCATGCGCGGCCACGCCCGGGCATCGTTCCTGGAAGACCTGCACCGGGCCTTGCTCCGCCACACCGGCAGCCGCCTGGCGGACGACGTGGCGGTCGTACTGGTCGACCGCTGCGAGGACGAGGACGAGGACGAGGACCGCGGGGAGGCGGGCGGTCCGGCCTGA
- a CDS encoding MFS transporter, translating into MAPVGADRPGGLGGNRDTAILALLSFAMLTVSLDQYIVVVALPDIARDLGYSAQTLQSVISAYAVASAGFLLFGGRAADLLGRRRILAAGLALYAAAALVGGLATGPGTLLVARAVQGLGGALVFPTTLALINVTFREGRARNRALGIWGGAGAAGLVIGVLLGGLLTHAFGWEAVFLVNVALAVPALLLAFVLIPADPPRDRTRRFDLPGALSVTLGVTLIVFALVQGPGSGWLSPAILLTAAAGLLLLGTFALVERRSADPLVPPRLLANPSLVTSVVIAFMFMATFGSVLYFLSLHFQQILGYDALETGVGFILPTAVVVAGSTTAGQLATRFGLWRTLLGALAVGALGAALLGTAATPDGSYAALVPGLVALSAGDGIVFTGMFIAAGTGVPDRDQGIASGIASTGSGMGAAVGLALLVLVETAGLHGLTGEELRDATAQGIGNALFAVAAGIALTFFFVLFRPEARSAAQPGPLPPCRGRRC; encoded by the coding sequence GTGGCACCTGTCGGAGCGGACCGGCCCGGCGGACTCGGCGGGAACCGCGACACGGCGATCCTCGCGCTGCTCTCCTTCGCCATGCTCACGGTCTCCCTCGACCAGTACATCGTCGTCGTCGCACTGCCCGACATCGCCCGCGACCTCGGCTACTCCGCGCAGACCCTGCAGTCCGTGATCAGCGCCTACGCCGTCGCCTCCGCGGGCTTCCTGCTGTTCGGCGGGCGGGCCGCGGACCTCCTCGGCCGGCGCCGGATCCTCGCCGCCGGCCTCGCCCTCTACGCGGCCGCGGCGCTCGTCGGCGGACTGGCGACCGGCCCCGGGACACTGCTGGTGGCGCGCGCGGTCCAGGGGCTCGGCGGCGCGCTCGTCTTCCCCACCACGCTGGCCCTCATCAACGTCACCTTCCGCGAAGGCCGCGCGCGCAACCGGGCGTTGGGGATCTGGGGAGGTGCGGGCGCCGCCGGACTGGTGATCGGCGTACTCCTCGGCGGCCTGCTGACCCACGCCTTCGGCTGGGAGGCCGTGTTCCTCGTCAACGTGGCCCTCGCCGTCCCCGCACTGCTCCTGGCCTTCGTGCTGATCCCCGCGGACCCGCCGCGCGACCGGACCCGCCGATTCGACCTGCCCGGTGCGCTCAGCGTCACCCTCGGGGTCACCCTGATCGTGTTCGCGCTGGTCCAGGGGCCCGGGTCGGGCTGGCTCTCGCCCGCCATCCTGCTCACCGCGGCGGCCGGCCTCCTCCTGCTGGGCACCTTCGCGCTGGTCGAACGGCGCAGCGCCGACCCGCTCGTACCACCGCGGCTGCTGGCCAACCCCAGCCTGGTCACGAGCGTCGTCATCGCGTTCATGTTCATGGCGACCTTCGGCTCGGTGCTGTACTTCCTCTCGCTCCACTTCCAGCAGATCCTCGGCTACGACGCACTGGAGACCGGCGTCGGCTTCATCCTCCCGACCGCCGTGGTCGTCGCGGGGTCGACGACCGCGGGGCAGCTCGCGACGCGGTTCGGCCTGTGGCGCACCCTGCTCGGCGCTCTCGCCGTCGGCGCGCTCGGTGCCGCCCTGCTGGGCACGGCGGCGACCCCCGACGGCTCGTACGCAGCACTCGTACCGGGGCTCGTCGCGCTCAGCGCCGGGGACGGCATCGTCTTCACCGGCATGTTCATCGCCGCCGGAACCGGGGTGCCCGACCGGGACCAGGGCATCGCCTCGGGGATCGCCTCCACCGGCTCCGGCATGGGCGCCGCCGTGGGCCTCGCCCTCCTGGTGCTGGTGGAGACCGCGGGCCTCCACGGACTCACGGGGGAGGAACTGCGCGACGCCACCGCGCAGGGCATCGGCAACGCCCTGTTCGCGGTGGCCGCGGGCATCGCCCTGACCTTCTTCTTCGTCCTGTTCCGGCCCGAGGCGAGGTCCGCGGCACAGCCGGGGCCGCTGCCGCCCTGCCGTGGCCGCCGCTGCTGA
- a CDS encoding SRPBCC domain-containing protein, producing the protein MSRTDRGSRVIAAPPAAVYAALLDRESLETWLPPDGMRGSIERWGPRPGGGFRMVLTHLDPAEGLGKTSDTTDVVEVVLADLVPSERVVQRAVFEADDPRYAGTMTMTWHLAAVGGGTGVSVTAEDVPPGIDPAVHEAGIASSLAHLASYVEAAGRGTQPPGR; encoded by the coding sequence ATGAGCAGGACAGACCGTGGCAGTCGGGTGATCGCGGCTCCACCGGCGGCCGTCTACGCCGCCCTCCTCGACCGGGAGTCCCTGGAGACCTGGCTGCCGCCGGACGGGATGCGCGGGAGCATCGAGCGCTGGGGCCCCCGGCCCGGCGGAGGATTCCGCATGGTCCTGACCCACCTCGATCCGGCCGAGGGCCTGGGCAAGACGTCGGACACGACGGACGTCGTCGAGGTCGTCCTCGCGGACCTGGTGCCCTCGGAACGCGTCGTGCAGCGGGCGGTCTTCGAAGCCGACGACCCCCGCTACGCCGGGACCATGACCATGACCTGGCACCTCGCCGCTGTCGGCGGGGGGACCGGGGTGAGCGTCACGGCCGAGGACGTGCCGCCCGGTATCGACCCGGCCGTGCACGAGGCCGGGATCGCCTCCTCGCTGGCCCACCTGGCCTCCTACGTCGAAGCCGCCGGGCGGGGGACGCAGCCGCCCGGCCGGTGA
- a CDS encoding SpoIIE family protein phosphatase: protein MGEVAPVAAGPGAGEKGLKAGALGLASSVAIGVASTAPAYSLAATLGLIVTRVGPQAPVITMLAFIPMLLIAYAYRELNAGDADCGTTFTWATRAFGPRIGWMGGWGIIVADVIVMANLAEIAGVYTYRLFGYESLAESRLWTTVAGVLWIAVMTAVSYVGIEISAALQRGLLTVEVVVLIVFAVTAMAKVYMDPPATAIPVSASWFNPLNVPSAEALTAGLLAAVFIYWGWDTAVTVNEETADSTHIPGRAAVISTVLLLVIYVAVATSAQAFAGVGTEGIGLANQENADDVLSDLGTAVFGDQGVGVFLTGLLIFMVVTSAAASTQTTILPLARTVFSMAAHKAVPARFARVHRKYLTPTWSTVGMGLVSIAFYVLLTLISHDVLADSIESVGLAIAFYYGLTGFACVWYYRRVLTRSTKDFVCKGLLPGLGGLTMLSVFCYAGFHVYADPRYGATSIDLPLIGPTGGVAVVGLGALLIGVVLMLFVTREHTAALKLQRSLLPRKLEPQTAVEAASRYVPADSRSGVGGDWFDLVPLSSTRVALVVGNVRGHGLHAAAAMGLLRTSVRVLARMDLPPDELLSHLDDVARQTSSEWARELGRNGRNGRPDGGGGPDGDGTRSDGDTGPDVAAVTCLYVVYDPVSGRCTMARAGGWPPAVVEADTGAVSFPDLPSGPPLGLGGQTFQNLELQLPPGSLIALFTDGLTHAVGHDPDVALGRLAETLAQHRRPLEQLCDLTLARLLPGPVDDDVAVLLVRTRVLDERRVAQWELASDPAMVSVARAAVTGQLEAWGLEELSFVTELIVSELVTNAIRYTDGPVQVRLIRDENLVCEVSDTGHTSPHLRHAATDEEGGRGLFLIAQMAYRWGTRYTASGKTIWTEQVVAPAEGP from the coding sequence GTGGGGGAAGTGGCTCCGGTCGCCGCGGGTCCCGGAGCCGGGGAGAAGGGCCTCAAGGCGGGTGCCCTGGGTCTGGCCTCCTCCGTGGCCATCGGCGTGGCGTCCACCGCTCCCGCCTATAGCCTCGCGGCCACGCTCGGCCTCATCGTGACGCGGGTCGGCCCGCAGGCCCCGGTCATCACGATGCTCGCCTTCATCCCGATGCTGCTGATCGCCTACGCCTACCGGGAGCTCAACGCCGGCGACGCGGACTGCGGGACCACCTTCACCTGGGCGACCCGGGCCTTCGGCCCGCGCATCGGGTGGATGGGCGGCTGGGGGATCATCGTCGCCGACGTCATCGTCATGGCGAACCTCGCGGAGATCGCCGGTGTCTACACCTACCGGTTGTTCGGATACGAGTCGCTGGCGGAGAGCAGGCTGTGGACGACCGTCGCGGGGGTCCTGTGGATCGCCGTGATGACCGCCGTCTCGTACGTGGGCATCGAGATCTCCGCCGCCCTGCAGCGCGGGCTCCTGACGGTCGAGGTGGTCGTACTGATCGTCTTCGCCGTCACCGCCATGGCCAAGGTCTACATGGATCCCCCGGCGACGGCGATCCCGGTGTCGGCCTCCTGGTTCAACCCCCTGAACGTGCCGAGCGCCGAGGCGTTGACCGCGGGGCTCCTGGCGGCCGTCTTCATCTACTGGGGCTGGGACACCGCCGTCACGGTCAACGAGGAGACCGCCGACAGCACGCACATCCCCGGGCGCGCCGCGGTCATCTCGACCGTCCTGCTGCTGGTCATCTACGTCGCGGTCGCCACCTCGGCGCAGGCCTTCGCGGGTGTCGGGACCGAGGGCATCGGCCTGGCCAACCAGGAGAACGCCGACGACGTGCTCTCCGATCTGGGGACGGCGGTCTTCGGTGATCAGGGCGTCGGCGTGTTCCTGACCGGGCTGCTGATCTTCATGGTGGTCACCTCCGCGGCGGCCTCCACCCAGACCACGATCCTGCCGCTGGCCCGGACCGTCTTCTCGATGGCCGCGCACAAGGCCGTTCCCGCCCGTTTCGCCCGGGTGCACCGCAAGTACCTCACCCCGACCTGGTCGACGGTCGGGATGGGTCTGGTCTCGATCGCCTTCTACGTCCTGCTGACGCTGATCAGCCACGACGTGCTGGCCGACTCGATCGAGTCGGTCGGCCTCGCGATCGCCTTCTACTACGGCCTGACCGGCTTCGCCTGCGTCTGGTACTACCGCAGGGTGCTCACGCGCAGCACGAAGGACTTCGTGTGCAAGGGCCTGCTGCCGGGCCTGGGCGGCCTGACGATGCTCTCGGTGTTCTGCTACGCGGGTTTCCACGTCTACGCCGACCCGCGCTACGGTGCGACCTCCATCGACCTGCCGCTGATCGGGCCGACGGGCGGGGTGGCCGTGGTGGGGCTGGGGGCCCTGCTGATCGGGGTCGTGCTCATGCTGTTCGTGACCCGGGAGCACACCGCGGCCCTGAAGCTCCAGCGGAGCCTGCTGCCGCGCAAGCTGGAGCCGCAGACGGCCGTCGAGGCGGCGAGCCGCTACGTGCCGGCCGACAGCCGCTCCGGAGTGGGGGGCGACTGGTTCGACCTCGTTCCGCTGTCGAGTACGCGCGTCGCCCTGGTGGTCGGCAATGTGCGGGGGCACGGGCTGCACGCCGCCGCCGCGATGGGCCTCCTGCGTACCAGCGTGCGCGTGCTGGCCCGGATGGACCTTCCTCCGGACGAGCTCCTGTCCCATCTGGACGACGTGGCCCGGCAGACCTCTTCGGAGTGGGCACGCGAGCTCGGCAGGAACGGCAGGAACGGCCGACCGGACGGGGGCGGCGGTCCGGACGGGGACGGCACACGGTCCGACGGTGACACCGGCCCCGACGTCGCTGCGGTGACCTGCCTGTACGTGGTCTACGACCCGGTGTCGGGGCGGTGCACCATGGCGCGGGCGGGCGGCTGGCCGCCCGCGGTGGTCGAGGCGGACACCGGTGCGGTCTCCTTCCCGGACCTGCCGTCGGGCCCGCCCCTGGGCCTGGGGGGCCAGACCTTCCAGAACCTCGAACTCCAGCTGCCGCCCGGCAGCCTCATCGCCCTGTTCACGGACGGTCTGACCCATGCCGTCGGCCATGACCCCGATGTGGCCCTCGGCCGCCTCGCCGAAACCCTCGCCCAGCACCGGCGGCCCCTGGAGCAGCTGTGCGACCTCACGCTGGCGAGACTGCTGCCCGGTCCCGTGGACGACGACGTGGCCGTGCTGCTGGTCCGTACCCGGGTGCTCGACGAGCGCCGGGTGGCGCAGTGGGAGCTGGCGTCCGACCCGGCGATGGTCTCGGTCGCCCGCGCCGCCGTCACCGGGCAACTGGAGGCCTGGGGGCTGGAGGAGCTGTCGTTCGTCACCGAACTGATCGTCAGTGAGCTGGTCACCAACGCCATCCGCTACACCGACGGTCCCGTCCAGGTCCGGCTGATCCGTGACGAGAACCTCGTGTGCGAGGTCTCCGACACCGGCCACACCTCACCGCACCTGCGCCACGCCGCCACCGACGAGGAGGGCGGCCGCGGCCTCTTCCTGATCGCCCAGATGGCCTACCGGTGGGGGACGCGCTACACCGCTTCCGGGAAGACCATCTGGACCGAGCAGGTCGTGGCTCCGGCGGAGGGTCCGTGA